From Ptychodera flava strain L36383 chromosome 3 unlocalized genomic scaffold, AS_Pfla_20210202 Scaffold_26__1_contigs__length_13983176_pilon, whole genome shotgun sequence, one genomic window encodes:
- the LOC139125776 gene encoding uncharacterized protein codes for MKTYLFLLSFICAVSLQKAEETTSSTTRSSSIQLSVIRSKECSNFFGSNYSYKCTSSALCLYCPNNDFSSSLCQICNGKKECPGGEDEEGCPIRHKPYLNSVCAADFPYSCATIGATNVVQCLAETQLCDGLWQCSDGSDEIGCDYSIHYGDGNGRCPVPKQKRLGDVGVSRLNDQMLEAHNYFRCLHSSPKMTVSDKAMAAAATASKNSAAAGGLTHTYDGENLAWITNDIVDATGFGIVKLWYDEVAGYDYTNPNNSKGTTVNFSQVVWKASTQLGCAYAQDARGNYHIACEYVPAGNIDDQYSDNVVPPLE; via the exons GCGGAAGAAACAACAAGTTCAACGACAAGGTCATCTTCAATACAATTGAGTGTGATAAGGAGTAAAGAGTGTTCAAATTTCTTTGGCAGCAATTACTCTTACAAGTGCACCAGCAGCGCCCTCTGTCTGTACTGTCCTAACAATGACTTCTCAAGCagcctctgtcagatttgtaACGGAAAGAAAGAATGTCCCGGCGGTGAAGATGAAGAAGGCTGCCCAA TACGCCACAAGCCGTACCTGAACTCGGTCTGCGCAGCCGACTTCCCGTATAGCTGTGCCACCATAGGAGCGACCAATGTGGTTCAGTGTCTGGCGGAAACACAGCTGTGCGATGGCTTGTGGCAGTGCAGCGACGGAAGTGACGAAATTGGATGTG ACTACAGCATTCATTACGGCGACGGGAACGGCCGCTGCCCGGTGCCCAAACAAAAACGACTCGGCGACGTGGGTGTGTCCAGGCTCAACGACCAAATGCTTGAAGCTCACAACTACTTCCGATGTCTACATAGCTCTCCGAAAATGACGGTGTCCGATAAAGCGATGGCTGCCGCAGCTACGGCGTCCAAAAACAGCGCCGCCGCTGGTGGTCTGACGCACACGTACGACGGAGAAAATCTGGCCTGGATTACGAATGACATAGTAGATGCTACAG GTTTTGGAATTGTGAAACTCTGGTACGACGAAGTGGCTGGTTATGATTATACCAATCCAAATAATAGTAAAGGCACCACAG tAAATTTCAGCCAAGTAGTTTGGAAAGCAAGTACACAACTGGGATGTGCATATGCACAGGACGCACGTGGTAACTATCATATCGCCTGTGAGTACGTGCCAGCTGGCAACATTGACGATCAGTACTCGGACAATGTGGTCCCGCCTCTCGAGTGA